From Leisingera sp. S132, one genomic window encodes:
- a CDS encoding MarR family winged helix-turn-helix transcriptional regulator — protein sequence MAGEDGVRAYELTRNLLFEQSNLSRILAQMVKQELVRETVFQRDRRGKLLHLTETGAALRLQMWQIYGAAIKQAMEPLDSAEDLEVFLERLQKTGGGPFP from the coding sequence ATGGCCGGGGAGGACGGCGTGCGGGCCTATGAGCTGACCCGCAACCTTCTGTTCGAGCAATCCAACCTGTCGCGCATCCTGGCCCAGATGGTGAAACAGGAGCTGGTGCGTGAAACCGTGTTTCAACGTGACCGCCGCGGCAAGCTGCTGCACCTCACAGAGACCGGCGCGGCGCTGCGGTTGCAGATGTGGCAAATCTACGGTGCAGCGATAAAACAGGCGATGGAACCCTTGGACAGCGCGGAGGATCTGGAGGTGTTTCTGGAACGCCTGCAAAAGACCGGCGGCGGGCCGTTTCCGTGA
- a CDS encoding Ig-like domain-containing protein, with amino-acid sequence MVKTVTTDAGAFAVYEAYLRAAEGGSEPLLDLSDAGFYGSSGQGMTAAELQQENIDISAALLAGEQGYGGANPLSVEAVSQIAESLLAQVSQVSGLTAEPNANFTDAELQARADQLSADMLAEFQAQIAANPSVAVVLPSTPEQEAQFNQGVVTAVKDLADARGYFQKLAAGDTSPEVIGLTVAAAVKTATSILAVLPLPPAAKAAVNIVNFATYLAPGIAAAVKGDGDPAALLTIGLQMATSVLTWGASDYFFDYIAPVIVSAAVNAELGANGVIDLSPTAITQGLVEAAVHDNGGTLPDWWYSATGGSGNFDQTYQRAQSIADSYGSLLNPQSYMASLSAQLTAQYASYGNYYQELTLNLDSNLGPQRYYFSQNGGLTYRPFFTASNIILPGVDPNTSNPWDLISVINAPVGINGGLYVLEKDTAAFSASNAADTVFAPAGRPVNLLAGDDTFNFAQDAAGGTGVSPYYQTVTAGLIDGGDGFDTLSTLGLTEGNAAGYTGDIVIDHNTVRYVTGPFYGLDASNFRTIATHRNFEEFHTGSLRLFDMRQSAYAVKLVTENATDGVSQSHIYGSAYGDTLIVDSGRSVTARITLWQGQVTSVSYGDNSSQLIAVDAGAGHDYVAGELVNGASYQGGAGIDTFEILTPDVNRAPEPSVIANTYFVTSLDLETGATWMRTHAVGNSIHSWITTPHYDVLVHTDTTATVQGFEWAVGSQYSDIIYAQNAGSRIRGQAGDDTLHGRDGRDQLYGGDGHDSLLGGGGTDRLQGGNGNDTLDGGAGRDVIMGGSGDDVITDLQGANLISGGAGNDRITTGDAANEIFGSSGNDTITTGNGANTISGGAGNDRIYTGSGNDSVDLGAGVDEVLAGAGDDTVTDTWAPGGLISYYDRLTLQPVYRSATVDGGEGYDVLTLDISGSSMLFTDLAIFRSESFSYDFVTGVSHGALPTSYVNFEEIHLTGGNITVDMVDWLDYEPDFWPSIAGHDLNNAIGTGSGNDNVALGAGNDTYYAGLGNDTIAGESDYDTLDYSRLDAGYTVDFSGLDANGNGSIRILNSDGTLAATDTVSGFEAITGTAHGEAIALDTGDNELRGGGGNDTLRGGAGNDRFLFGSNDGADVLPDAAIGDVLVFEGPDSSAAPSLARTGSAGNYTYTVTFGSTTATFSSPDLLDLNATSASAGGITTWEMTVADGTLVARDDSGAAFNTDEDTVLTTGDVLANDTDPGIANVQIVSFDAVSAHGATVTRVPGTGQFTYDPANIFDGLIDGQFATDTFTYTISDGTTTTTATVTINIAGFTDNPVAYADSATTSEDAPVTIDALANDLDPGAQDAVVSQYDSTGTGGGTVVYNGDGTFTYTPGAGFNSLGAGETGTDTFTYTLDDGRYASTTSVTVTVTGVDDPFTAQDDSRVVLEDQVLTLDVLANDIDPDGDPVSLVSVGTPNVGTAEIVNGQIVYTPPLNYNGPVTFTYDATDGLSTQTATVSLNYVAVDDAPTIVNDTVTATIGRGPVVIDALANDYDPEGGALTIWAANAWSSQGGAVQIVDNQIVWNPASNLGPGTYQLYYGIRDDAGHVTYNGQIDVTLINEQAPYTVNYILTAAEDVPFTFTGTESYFDRNGDTLSVVSVQTENIANATVAQNPDGTYTVTPDANFVGIVYVPVVVTDGLHEVTHTQQIDFRNTYDPITLNGDTYRIRPDELLTVSTVDLLANDVNPDGALNGWVTSVGLGVNGTVTGYTGESQSINYATSSHPGIMTGPSAILLEQWGGRVNFTPDAGFHGIASFQYNFFESAIHAYTAVNGTVTVYVDNDVAAADDTASTAEDTAVIINVLANDSDADGDAMVVHRVDQPANGTAEVLADGTIRYTPDANFSGTETITYYVGSEFQPESAASTATITVTVTLVTDAVTAVDDSVTTAEDQQVVLDLTANDLNPDGLGGAVLSVGTPGHGAIVQSGQTFTYVPDADFNGTDSFSYTREDGLGGTTTATVTVTVTGVNDAPVANADSVTVAEDGSLTFDPRSNDSDPEGTALSITGLGTPAHGSVQINADGTVTYVPDANYFGSDSFTYTVSDGELTATATITVAVQPVQDAPVAVNDSASTAEDTAVVIDVAANDMELDGEALTVTAVTGAANGQVQFSGGRITYTPDADFNGSEQLTYTVSDGNGGTATATVDITVTPVNDAPVVVNDTSSAAQSATQTVAPLANDSDVDGLQLSITALNGTAVQPGQFISLASGALVFLNGDGTVSFFPGGSYDHLALDQSAIETVTYTISDGAGGTSSGTIQFTVTGINDAPVAAPDSAATQEDTAVTVGVLTNDCDAEGNPLTLTAVADPANGTVSFTAGGSITFTPDQNFNGTEVITYTVSDGLGGSSTGTLTVTVAPVNDLPVAADDAVSTNEDTAVTIDVLANDSDAETANLLVTGTTQGANGTVEIVNGQLVYTPDANFHGTDSFIYTVNDRQGGKAEATVTVTVQPVNDAPVAAGDTATTSEDSPVTLAPLANDRDAEGGVLAITALDGTPVTEGGSVTLASGAIVTLNADGTVTFDPNGAYDNLQPGGSPAVVQIPYSIADSGGLADSGVIEITVTGANDPAAFSGQLNAAMSEDGAGTSGRIAVTDPDSLQQMTPGSYTGNYGSLSLAADGSWNYTRTAVLDYLEPGQSVIDSFALTSADGTPAALEITIEGALDHLAITGTAAGESLTGGSGNDTLSGLGGDDTMTGMGGNDIIEGGSGFDYAAYLGNSDEFTFALATDGRGILVTDSNALDGLDEGTDLLLAGTDAIVFADDAVGSIVWQGDQAVSMELRQNGQLISRLGETADGLGRAVTYQDGVVATVTFTDTSADGSAQPWASLTRTLNSSGQVAQSEIVFDNGTTRSVVNNYENGVLATRTLTDGAGSASSARWQSIQRSMDASGNVLQSDIVYDDGTTRSVQNSFTDGIRTGQVLTDGDGAQSGARWQAIARTFDTSGNILSTEVNFDDGTLQMRENTWSGGVLAAQVITDGTGTQSSANWSRLERFFDADGSLARKVINWDDGDRTIALYDAGILTTLTREDLNGDQPFDSRTTVFAPDGSIIDTTFVWDVIG; translated from the coding sequence CTGCTGTGAACGCGGAGCTGGGCGCAAACGGGGTGATCGATCTGTCGCCAACGGCGATTACCCAAGGGCTGGTAGAGGCAGCGGTGCATGACAACGGTGGCACCCTGCCTGACTGGTGGTACAGCGCCACCGGCGGCAGCGGCAATTTCGATCAGACCTATCAGCGTGCGCAGTCAATTGCTGACTCTTACGGCAGTCTGCTCAACCCTCAGAGCTATATGGCCAGCCTGTCGGCGCAGTTGACCGCGCAATACGCAAGCTACGGAAATTATTATCAGGAACTGACCCTGAATCTTGACTCCAACCTGGGTCCGCAAAGGTATTATTTCTCGCAGAACGGCGGCTTGACCTACCGGCCGTTCTTTACGGCCTCCAATATCATTCTTCCCGGCGTCGATCCCAATACCTCGAACCCCTGGGACCTGATCAGTGTGATCAACGCGCCTGTTGGCATCAACGGCGGGCTTTACGTGCTGGAGAAGGACACCGCAGCCTTCTCGGCCAGCAATGCGGCGGATACGGTCTTTGCCCCGGCAGGCCGCCCGGTCAATTTGCTGGCGGGCGATGATACGTTCAACTTTGCCCAGGATGCCGCGGGCGGCACCGGTGTCAGCCCCTATTATCAGACTGTCACCGCCGGGCTGATCGACGGCGGCGATGGTTTTGACACGCTGAGCACCCTGGGCCTGACCGAGGGCAACGCTGCGGGCTATACCGGCGATATCGTCATCGACCACAATACGGTGCGTTATGTCACCGGGCCGTTCTACGGTCTGGATGCGTCGAACTTCCGCACCATTGCCACGCACCGTAACTTCGAGGAGTTCCACACCGGCAGCCTGCGCCTGTTCGACATGCGCCAGTCCGCATACGCGGTGAAGCTGGTGACAGAGAATGCGACGGACGGTGTTTCGCAATCTCATATCTATGGCTCTGCCTACGGCGACACGCTGATTGTTGACAGCGGCCGCAGTGTCACCGCCCGCATCACACTGTGGCAGGGTCAGGTCACCTCGGTCAGCTATGGCGACAACAGCAGCCAGCTGATTGCGGTCGACGCAGGCGCTGGTCATGACTATGTCGCGGGCGAGCTGGTCAATGGGGCCTCATACCAGGGCGGTGCAGGTATCGACACGTTTGAGATCCTGACCCCGGACGTGAACCGCGCGCCGGAGCCCAGTGTCATTGCCAACACCTACTTCGTGACCTCTCTGGATCTGGAAACCGGTGCGACATGGATGCGGACCCACGCGGTGGGCAATTCAATCCACTCCTGGATCACCACGCCGCATTATGACGTTCTGGTCCACACCGACACCACCGCCACGGTGCAAGGGTTCGAATGGGCCGTCGGCAGCCAGTACAGCGACATTATCTATGCGCAGAATGCGGGTTCGCGCATCCGCGGCCAGGCGGGCGACGACACGCTGCACGGGCGCGATGGCCGGGACCAGCTTTATGGCGGCGACGGCCATGACTCGCTGCTGGGCGGCGGCGGCACCGACCGGCTTCAGGGCGGCAACGGCAACGACACGCTGGACGGCGGCGCGGGCCGCGATGTCATCATGGGCGGCAGCGGCGACGATGTCATAACCGACCTGCAGGGAGCCAACCTGATTTCCGGCGGCGCGGGCAATGACCGCATCACCACCGGGGACGCCGCGAACGAGATTTTCGGCAGCAGCGGCAACGATACCATCACAACCGGCAATGGTGCCAACACGATCTCTGGCGGGGCCGGCAATGATCGCATCTACACCGGCAGCGGAAATGACAGTGTCGATCTCGGCGCGGGAGTAGATGAAGTCCTGGCCGGAGCGGGTGATGACACAGTTACTGACACCTGGGCCCCGGGAGGTCTGATCTCCTACTACGACCGTCTGACGCTTCAGCCTGTGTACCGCAGTGCCACCGTGGATGGCGGCGAAGGGTACGATGTTCTGACCCTGGACATCAGCGGCTCATCCATGCTGTTCACGGATTTGGCTATCTTCCGGTCTGAGAGCTTTTCTTACGATTTTGTCACTGGCGTCAGCCACGGTGCTCTGCCCACCAGCTATGTCAATTTCGAGGAAATCCACCTGACCGGCGGCAATATCACCGTCGATATGGTGGATTGGCTGGACTACGAGCCGGACTTCTGGCCATCGATTGCAGGCCATGACCTCAACAACGCGATCGGCACCGGCAGCGGCAATGACAATGTGGCGCTGGGGGCGGGCAACGACACCTATTACGCGGGCCTGGGCAATGACACCATTGCCGGGGAAAGCGATTACGACACGCTCGACTACAGCCGCCTGGATGCGGGGTATACCGTCGATTTCTCCGGGCTGGATGCCAATGGAAATGGCTCCATCCGCATTCTGAACAGCGACGGCACGCTGGCGGCAACGGATACGGTGTCCGGCTTTGAGGCGATCACCGGCACCGCCCATGGCGAGGCGATCGCGCTGGATACGGGCGACAATGAGCTCCGCGGCGGCGGCGGCAACGACACCCTGCGCGGCGGCGCGGGCAACGACCGCTTCCTGTTCGGGTCGAACGACGGCGCGGATGTGCTGCCGGATGCGGCAATCGGCGATGTGCTGGTGTTTGAAGGCCCGGACAGCAGCGCGGCGCCGTCGCTGGCGCGCACCGGCAGCGCCGGGAATTACACCTATACCGTCACCTTCGGCAGCACCACGGCGACGTTTTCCTCGCCTGATCTGCTGGACCTGAATGCCACTTCGGCCAGCGCCGGCGGCATCACCACCTGGGAGATGACGGTGGCGGACGGCACGCTGGTGGCGCGCGATGACAGCGGCGCCGCCTTCAACACCGATGAGGACACGGTGCTGACCACCGGCGACGTGCTGGCCAATGACACCGATCCGGGCATCGCCAATGTGCAAATCGTGTCCTTTGACGCCGTCTCGGCGCACGGCGCCACGGTGACGCGGGTGCCGGGCACCGGCCAGTTCACCTATGATCCGGCCAATATCTTTGACGGGCTGATCGACGGGCAGTTTGCCACCGACACCTTCACCTACACGATTTCCGACGGCACCACGACGACCACGGCCACCGTCACCATCAATATTGCAGGCTTCACCGACAACCCGGTCGCCTATGCCGACAGCGCCACCACCAGCGAGGACGCGCCGGTCACCATCGACGCGCTGGCCAACGACCTGGACCCGGGCGCGCAGGATGCTGTTGTTTCGCAGTATGACAGCACCGGCACTGGCGGCGGCACGGTGGTCTACAATGGTGACGGCACCTTCACCTATACGCCGGGCGCAGGATTCAACAGCCTGGGCGCAGGCGAGACCGGCACCGATACCTTTACCTATACGCTGGACGACGGGCGCTATGCCTCCACCACCTCCGTCACGGTGACGGTGACCGGGGTGGACGATCCCTTTACCGCGCAGGACGACAGCCGGGTGGTGCTGGAGGATCAGGTCCTGACGCTGGACGTGCTGGCCAATGACATCGACCCCGACGGTGATCCCGTCAGCCTGGTGAGCGTGGGCACGCCCAACGTGGGCACCGCCGAGATCGTCAATGGCCAGATCGTCTATACTCCGCCGCTGAACTATAACGGGCCGGTCACCTTCACCTATGACGCCACCGATGGTCTGAGCACGCAGACAGCCACGGTCTCGCTGAATTACGTGGCGGTGGATGACGCGCCGACCATCGTGAATGACACGGTCACCGCCACCATCGGGCGCGGGCCGGTGGTGATTGACGCGCTGGCCAATGACTACGACCCGGAAGGCGGGGCGCTGACGATCTGGGCGGCAAATGCCTGGTCCTCGCAGGGCGGGGCGGTGCAGATCGTTGACAACCAGATCGTCTGGAACCCCGCATCGAACTTGGGGCCTGGGACCTATCAGCTGTACTACGGCATCCGCGATGACGCGGGGCACGTCACCTACAACGGGCAGATCGACGTCACGCTGATCAATGAGCAGGCGCCCTATACGGTCAACTATATCCTGACCGCCGCAGAGGATGTGCCGTTCACTTTCACCGGCACCGAGTCCTATTTCGACCGCAACGGCGACACCCTGTCGGTCGTCAGCGTTCAGACGGAGAACATCGCCAACGCAACCGTCGCCCAAAACCCGGACGGGACGTATACGGTCACACCGGATGCCAACTTTGTCGGCATCGTTTACGTGCCGGTGGTTGTCACCGATGGCCTGCATGAGGTCACCCATACCCAGCAGATCGATTTCCGCAACACCTATGATCCGATCACCCTGAACGGCGATACCTACCGCATCCGGCCGGATGAGCTGCTGACCGTGAGCACGGTGGATCTGCTGGCCAATGACGTCAATCCGGACGGCGCCTTGAACGGCTGGGTGACGTCCGTCGGGCTTGGGGTCAACGGCACCGTCACCGGTTATACCGGCGAGAGCCAGAGCATCAATTACGCGACCTCAAGCCACCCGGGCATCATGACCGGTCCCAGCGCTATACTACTGGAACAGTGGGGCGGGCGGGTCAATTTCACGCCGGATGCCGGGTTCCACGGGATCGCCAGCTTCCAGTACAATTTCTTTGAGAGCGCGATCCACGCCTATACCGCCGTCAACGGCACCGTCACCGTCTATGTCGACAATGATGTGGCCGCCGCAGACGACACCGCCAGCACCGCCGAGGACACTGCCGTCATCATCAATGTTTTGGCTAACGACAGCGATGCCGATGGCGATGCGATGGTGGTGCACCGGGTGGATCAGCCCGCCAACGGCACCGCCGAGGTGCTGGCGGACGGCACCATCCGGTACACACCGGACGCCAACTTCAGCGGCACCGAGACGATCACCTATTACGTGGGGTCTGAGTTCCAGCCGGAAAGCGCGGCCAGCACCGCGACCATCACCGTCACGGTGACACTGGTCACCGATGCGGTCACCGCGGTGGATGACAGCGTCACCACAGCGGAGGACCAGCAGGTCGTGCTGGACCTGACGGCGAACGATCTCAATCCGGACGGGCTGGGCGGCGCAGTGCTGTCTGTTGGCACGCCGGGGCATGGCGCTATCGTGCAGAGCGGCCAGACATTCACCTATGTGCCGGATGCCGATTTCAACGGCACCGACAGCTTCAGCTACACCCGCGAGGACGGGCTGGGCGGCACCACCACCGCAACAGTCACCGTCACTGTGACCGGGGTGAATGACGCGCCTGTTGCCAATGCCGACAGCGTGACGGTGGCAGAGGACGGTAGCCTGACCTTTGACCCGCGCAGCAATGACAGCGATCCCGAAGGCACCGCGCTGAGCATCACCGGCCTGGGCACGCCCGCGCATGGCAGCGTTCAGATCAACGCCGATGGCACCGTGACCTATGTGCCGGATGCCAACTATTTCGGCAGCGACAGCTTCACCTACACGGTAAGCGACGGCGAACTGACTGCGACAGCCACCATCACCGTGGCTGTGCAGCCGGTGCAGGACGCCCCGGTGGCGGTGAATGACAGCGCCAGCACGGCGGAAGACACCGCCGTGGTGATCGATGTTGCCGCAAATGACATGGAGCTGGACGGCGAGGCTCTGACAGTTACCGCCGTCACTGGCGCCGCCAATGGCCAGGTGCAGTTCAGCGGCGGCCGGATCACCTATACGCCGGATGCGGATTTCAACGGCTCTGAGCAGCTGACTTATACAGTTTCGGACGGAAATGGCGGCACCGCCACTGCAACGGTGGACATAACCGTAACGCCGGTGAACGATGCGCCGGTAGTGGTGAATGACACATCCTCCGCAGCGCAGAGCGCCACGCAAACAGTGGCACCGCTGGCGAATGACAGCGATGTGGACGGGCTGCAGCTGAGCATCACCGCTCTGAACGGCACCGCGGTGCAGCCGGGGCAGTTTATCAGCCTCGCCAGCGGTGCGCTGGTGTTCCTGAACGGCGACGGCACGGTCAGTTTCTTCCCCGGCGGCAGTTACGACCACCTGGCGTTGGACCAAAGCGCCATTGAAACCGTTACCTATACCATCTCGGATGGCGCAGGCGGCACCTCCTCTGGCACCATCCAGTTCACCGTGACCGGCATCAACGACGCGCCTGTTGCGGCGCCGGACAGCGCTGCCACGCAGGAAGACACCGCGGTGACGGTGGGCGTGCTGACCAATGACTGCGACGCAGAGGGCAACCCGCTGACCCTGACAGCGGTAGCAGACCCGGCGAACGGCACGGTGAGCTTCACTGCAGGCGGCAGCATCACCTTTACGCCGGATCAAAACTTCAACGGCACAGAGGTGATCACTTACACCGTGTCTGACGGGCTGGGCGGCAGCAGCACCGGCACCCTGACAGTCACCGTGGCCCCGGTGAACGACCTGCCGGTGGCGGCAGATGATGCGGTCTCCACCAATGAGGACACCGCCGTCACCATCGATGTGCTGGCCAATGACAGCGATGCGGAGACAGCCAATTTGCTGGTCACTGGCACCACTCAGGGCGCAAATGGTACTGTAGAGATCGTGAACGGCCAGCTGGTCTATACGCCGGATGCCAATTTTCATGGCACCGACAGCTTCATCTATACGGTGAACGACCGCCAGGGCGGGAAAGCTGAAGCCACGGTCACGGTCACCGTGCAGCCGGTGAATGACGCGCCGGTGGCTGCAGGCGACACGGCAACCACCAGCGAGGACAGCCCGGTCACCCTGGCGCCGCTGGCCAATGACAGAGATGCGGAAGGCGGCGTGCTGGCGATCACCGCACTGGACGGCACCCCGGTGACCGAAGGCGGCAGCGTTACCCTGGCCAGCGGCGCCATTGTCACTCTGAACGCGGACGGGACCGTCACCTTTGATCCCAACGGCGCTTATGACAACCTGCAGCCCGGCGGCAGCCCGGCGGTGGTGCAGATCCCCTACAGCATTGCCGATTCCGGCGGGCTGGCGGACTCCGGCGTGATCGAGATCACGGTGACCGGGGCGAACGACCCGGCTGCATTCTCGGGCCAGCTGAACGCGGCGATGTCCGAAGACGGCGCCGGCACCAGCGGCCGGATCGCCGTCACCGATCCGGACAGCCTGCAGCAGATGACCCCGGGAAGCTATACCGGCAACTACGGCAGCCTCAGCCTGGCGGCGGACGGCAGCTGGAACTACACCCGCACCGCAGTCCTTGATTACCTGGAGCCGGGCCAGAGCGTCATTGACAGCTTTGCCCTCACTTCAGCGGATGGAACGCCGGCCGCCCTGGAGATCACCATTGAGGGCGCGCTGGATCATCTGGCCATCACCGGCACAGCCGCGGGCGAGAGCCTGACCGGGGGCAGCGGCAACGACACTCTCTCCGGCCTGGGCGGTGATGACACCATGACTGGCATGGGTGGCAATGACATCATCGAAGGCGGCTCTGGCTTTGACTATGCTGCCTATCTTGGCAACAGCGACGAATTCACCTTTGCCCTTGCAACAGACGGCCGCGGCATTCTGGTAACGGATTCCAACGCGCTTGACGGGCTGGATGAGGGGACCGATCTGCTGTTGGCGGGCACTGATGCCATCGTGTTTGCAGATGATGCGGTCGGCAGCATCGTCTGGCAGGGGGACCAGGCGGTGTCGATGGAATTGCGTCAGAACGGCCAGCTTATCTCGCGGCTGGGCGAAACAGCGGACGGGCTGGGGAGGGCCGTCACCTATCAGGACGGTGTCGTGGCAACTGTGACTTTCACAGATACCAGTGCGGACGGCAGTGCGCAGCCTTGGGCGTCGCTTACCCGGACCCTCAACAGCAGCGGTCAGGTGGCGCAAAGCGAAATCGTCTTTGACAATGGCACGACCCGTTCGGTTGTGAACAACTACGAGAACGGTGTCCTGGCCACCCGCACGCTGACAGACGGTGCAGGCAGCGCCAGCAGCGCCCGCTGGCAAAGCATCCAGCGCAGCATGGATGCCAGCGGCAATGTCCTGCAGTCAGACATCGTCTATGACGACGGCACCACAAGATCCGTGCAGAACAGTTTTACGGATGGCATCAGAACCGGTCAGGTTTTAACCGACGGGGACGGCGCGCAAAGCGGTGCCCGCTGGCAGGCTATAGCCCGCACTTTTGATACCAGCGGCAACATTCTGAGCACCGAAGTGAATTTTGACGATGGCACCTTGCAGATGCGCGAGAACACCTGGAGCGGCGGTGTCCTCGCGGCACAGGTCATTACAGACGGCACCGGTACGCAAAGCAGCGCCAACTGGAGCCGTCTGGAGCGCTTTTTTGACGCGGACGGCAGCTTAGCCCGCAAAGTCATCAATTGGGACGATGGGGACCGCACGATTGCTCTCTATGACGCTGGAATTCTGACAACACTGACCCGCGAAGACCTGAACGGCGACCAGCCGTTCGATAGCAGAACAACGGTCTTTGCTCCGGATGGATCCATTATTGATACAACATTTGTCTGGGATGTGATCGGGTAG
- a CDS encoding LuxR family transcriptional regulator encodes MLVEGLIEIADPAWWEDWEKYHFLELLVTVGLLFAVAFLSFEVRAMRQAADTMAAKLEAASGSFNQLLEAHYDAWGLTPTEREVARLVLKGCSNAEIAEIRNAATGTVKAQTHSIYAKSGLSGKSQLMGFLLEELTDGHSLK; translated from the coding sequence ATGCTTGTTGAGGGCCTGATCGAGATTGCCGATCCGGCCTGGTGGGAAGATTGGGAGAAGTATCACTTCCTGGAGCTTCTGGTCACAGTAGGCCTGCTGTTTGCCGTTGCTTTCCTGAGCTTCGAAGTCCGGGCGATGCGGCAGGCCGCCGATACCATGGCGGCAAAGCTGGAGGCTGCGTCCGGCTCGTTCAATCAGCTGCTGGAAGCGCACTACGATGCCTGGGGGCTCACACCAACCGAGCGGGAGGTGGCGCGGCTGGTGCTTAAGGGCTGTTCCAATGCCGAAATCGCCGAGATCCGCAATGCCGCGACCGGAACGGTCAAGGCTCAGACCCACTCGATTTATGCCAAGTCCGGGCTCTCAGGAAAGAGCCAGCTGATGGGTTTCCTCTTGGAAGAGCTGACGGATGGTCACTCTTTGAAGTAG